In the Helicobacter cetorum MIT 99-5656 genome, CATTGTTGATGAAAGCCATGTGAGTTTGCCCCAATTTGGGGGCATGTATGCAGGGGATATGAGTAGAAAAAGTGTTTTAGTAGAATATGGCTTTAGATTGCCGTCTGCTTTGGATAATCGCCCTTTAAAATACGATGAATTCATCAATAAGAATTGTCAATTTCTCTTTGTGTCCGCTACGCCTAATAAACTAGAATTAGAGCTTTCTAAAAACAATGTCGCAGAGCAAATCATTCGCCCTACAGGGCTTTTAGACCCTAATTTTGAAGTGCGAGATAGCGATAAACAAGTCCAAGATTTATTTGATGAAATCAAGTTAGTAATAGAGAGAGATGAAAGAGTGCTAATTACCACACTCACTAAAAAAATGGCAGAAGAATTGTGTAAATACTATGCTGAATGGGGCTTGAAAGTGCGTTATATGCATAGTGAAATTGATGCGATTGAGAGAAACCATATTATCCGCTCTTTAAGGCTTAAAGAATTTGATGTTTTAATAGGGATTAATCTCTTAAGAGAAGGGCTAGACTTACCTGAAGTTTCTTTAGTAGCGATTATGGACGCAGATAAAGAAGGGTTTTTAAGAAGCGAAACAAGTCTCATTCAAACCATGGGGCGAGCTGCAAGAAATGCTAATGGTAAGGTCTTGTTATACGCTAAAAAAATCACTATAAGCATGCAAAAAGCCTTTGAGATTACCACTTATAGACGCACTAAGCAAGAAGAGTTTAACAAACTCCACAATATCACTCCAAAAAGTGTTAGCCGCACTTTGGAAGCGGAGCTGAAACTAAGAGATGATGAAACTAAAATCGCCCTTGCTAAAGCTTTGAAAAAGGACAAAATGCCTAGAAGTGAAAGAGAAAAAATCATCAAAGAATTAGATAAAAAAATGCGAGAGTGTGCGAAGAATTTGGATTTTGAAGAAGCTATGCGTTTGAGAGATGAAATCGCTAAATTAAAAACGCTTTAAAAGGTTTATCTTTTAACAATATTTTACAACTTGAATTTTATTTGATTGTAAAACTCATTTTCTTAAGGTGGACAAGGGGGTATTTGCGATATACCCCCCTTTTGCCCCCCTTAAGTATCCCCCCTAACCCCCTAGAACGCCTTAAGAAGCTATCGCTTACTACACTTCGTTTCGTAAGCTCTTTTATTATAAGATTTTAAAAAACGCCTCTGGCGTTTTTTATGTTTTTCTAATCAATGCTACTTGATACAGAACTTTCTTGCACTTACAAACCTAGCGTAACCTAGTGAATGACCCATCGCTATGATAACATGGTATTACCGCTTTTCCTAGAAAAAATTCCATCGCTGTTATAAATAGTATTGCCATGACGATTACCATAACTTCCATCGCTATTATAATACGAGTCGTAAGCAACAGCACTGCCACATAACAAAGGCAAACCCATTAAAACTTTTTTCATAATGTATCATTAATATTAATATGGATAGAATTATATTATAAAGAGAAGTTAAAAAAGCTCATTATTTACATTAACCCTCCGTATGCAGAAGCAGGTAACAAATCTAAGATGAATGGCACAGGCGAGCATAAATCTAAAGTCGCACGAGACAATCTCATATGTGAAAAATATAAAAATGAATTAGGCAAGGCTAATAACGAGCTTTTTGCTCAATTTTTCATGCGTATTTACAAAGAATTAAACGGCGTTATCTTGGCGAGCTTTTCCAAGCTCAAATACCTAAATTCTAGTAATTTTAAAAAATTTAGAGAAGTCTTTAAGGCTGAGTTTAAGGGGGGCTTTATGGTGCCAGCAGACACATTTGATAATGTTAGGGGGCAATTTCCTATAGGGTTTTTGGTGTGGGATACTAAAAGGACACAAAGAAATTCTGCTAAAAATCCCCTTAAAAATCTTAAAATCACAAAATGGTATAGCTTAGAAAGCGTTTTAAAAGCTTTAGAAAATGAGTTAAACGCCCCAAAAGTTATAGGCAAATCTACTTTAAGGAAACCCCTAAACACAGAGCTTAAGGGAACTTTGACTAGCTATCTTTCAACTAAAAAGACAAACTTAAACCCCTTAAATAAGAATTTAAGATATACTACTAGCCAAGAGTTTTTATCATGTGCTTTAGACATGACAAACTCCTTTGAGTGTATTTGCCCCATAAAGCCACTTATGGGGCGTGATGAAATTCTATCTAAAACCCCATTAAGTCAAACCCCCACAAACCATTATAGCTTAGAAGTGTTTGATAGTTTCGGCGGATTTTTGGGCAATAAAGATATTGTTAATGAAAAAGTTAAAAATATTCATGCATGGTTAAAACAAAAAGAAAAAAATGAAAACAATGAAATTTTGGGATATATAGATACTCCTACTCCAGACTTTCAAGGTTCGCCCTCTGTTGCTATCATCAATAATAAAGATGTTTCTAAACGCCATAGTGTATATTTTGCGATTACTAGCAATAATATTTTACTTGGTAGTGTATTTTTCTCTGTCCGCCATTGTATCAAAGCCACATGGCAAAACGATAGAGACCAGTTTTACGCTCCTTATAATGACGCATGGCAAACTGACAATGAGTTTAAAAACAACGCCCTAGCATTCATGCTTTTTCACACCCAAAACCGCATTACAACGGGGGGGGGGTAAACCATTTCATACCCTTTAGCGAGCAAGAAGTGAACGCCAAAGAAAGATACACTAGCCATGTGTTGCTAGACTTTTTAAAAGGCAAGACCCCTAAAAAAGAAAGCGATAATCTTTTTGATGACCCTAAAAAAGAAATTAAGCCTTTAGAATTTAGCGAGAATGCTCTAAGTGTGTTTAACGCTGGAAAAGAAATCTATCGCTATTACCACGCACAAGATTTCACTAACCACGACTATAACGCTAATGCGAGCTTATATGATATTAAAGAATTTTTTCAAGGAAGAAACGCACAAGGCAAGTTAAACCCACCCATTAAAGCCAAAGATGGGTATTACAAACAGCTTTATGCTAATTTACAAGACGCCTTAAAAGACTTAGCCAAAGATTTACAGCCCAAAGTCTATGAATACGGATTTTTAAGAGAGTGAGTTAGAAAATATAATGAACGATTAGACAGACTATTTGGAAAAGAAATAGCCTGCACCCATCACAACCACGGCTCTATTGTCTGCGTTCTTGCTTAAGCTCATGGCGTTATCTACAAAAATGTAGGTATTTAGCTCGCTTAATTCGTGTGTGAAAATTTTAGTAAAAAATTCAGGTTCAAAATACCCGCCGCTGCTTGCGGTTGGCTCTTGCTGGTATTGGCTTGAAAATTCATCGTTGCCCATCTGTAGTCTTAGCTCTTGTAATTCTTGTTTGCTGTGTTTGAGTTCAAAAAGTGGGGTGTCTTTCTCTCTTACATACTCAAAGTCCTTCGCCTTGTAAATTTCCTTGTTTTGATTTAATGCTTGAAGTTTAATGTGCTTCCACTCATTTATTATCCCAACAAAGCGAAAAACTCCGCCCTAAAGGACGGAGTTTTTCGCTTTGTTGGGATAAAAATAATCAATTGCTATTTTATATTCTCTCACAAATCCAAAAATCCTAAAACACTCAGTTAGATCTCTAGTTGTGAAACTAGAAAGATGTAAAATTTCCTTGTCTTGTTATGTCATGCATTAAAAATCGTTATCTAGCCATTTCTTTCAAAACCAAATCAAACAAAAAATTACTGGTTTTATTTCTCTTATTTTAAATAAATACATAAAGGCATTTAATTAAATTCTTTGGCAACTCGCAATCTTAAAATTTTAACTCCAAGATTGCTAAATCTCATACCACACACACTTAAACTAGTGATTTAATGCTATATCAGACCATTTTAAATCTATTTCTTAGTGATTGTGCTTAAATTTCTCTCCACCACTAAACACGCATTAGCAAAGAGAAAACAATAACCACCTTTTCTATACATTTTAGCATCTGTTAAGACATTCCCCTTAAAACCTCTTTTGTGTCTCTCTTCTATAGCCTTTTGCACAACAATTTCCATGCCACCTTTTTTAGCATTCTTAAACAAATTGAAAAAGAAAAAAGGAAAGACATAATACACACAATTTTTTCCCTCAACATGCCCACTTGTTTCTACTTGAATATTTTTTGGCAATTTTTTATTAGAAAACACACCAAGGTTTCCATAAGTAACTTCTAGTGTATAGCAACCAACAAATAATAATGCTATACAAATAATAGAAATAATTCTTAAATACATTGTTATTCCTTTATTTTTGATTGTTTGGAAACATTATCGTGGGTTTTTAGTTCTACAAGATTGCCCTCAAAAGCTATACAAGTGTCCCCAAGCCGTAGCTAGCTTCTGAATAAACACGCACATTAAAAAAGAAATCTCCCTTTTTCAAGCCTTTTTGTTCGGTCTTTGTTAAGGCATCTTTAATGGCATTATCAATGCCTTTGTCCATAAAGACTTCACTACAAGACCTGCCCTTGACATGCCCCTATGACATTCAATAATTTATCGTCAAAATCAACGCTAGATAAGAGTCCGTAGTAAATAGGTGCACTTGAACACCCTACAAGTAGTAAGACAAATGGAAAAACTAGAACTTTAGAAATGAGAGAGAGAGGGTAAAACCGATTAAAATTCAATCTTTAATCCTTTTTAAGCTTTTAGACAGCAAAACATTATAAAAATAAAGTCGTGTTAGAAATTTCTAACACGACCCTACAAAAGCCATTAAATAAAAAATACTTTAAAAGTAACCAAGTCTTAAAATTAACCCTTACGCTTTTCCACAATTTCTTTAGCGATATTGCTAGGCACTTCGCCGTAATGGTCAAATTCCATAGAGTAAGTCCCACGCCCTTGAGTAGCTGAACGCAAATCAGTAGAATAGCCAAACATCTCAACCAATGGCACAAACGCATTGATAATTTTCAAGCCCAATCTATCGTCCATAGAATTGATTTGACCTCTTCTTCTATTCAAGTCGCCAATCACATCACCCATATACTCTTCAGGAACCTCTACTTCCACCTTCATCATAGGTTCTAGTAAAACCGGATTAGCCGCACGACTTGCCTCTTTAAACGCCATAGAACCAGCGATTTTAAACGCCATTTCTGAAGAGTCCACATCATGGTAGCTTCCATCATAAAGAGTAACTTTAAAATCCACTACCGGATAACCCGCTAAAACACCATTTTGCATAGCCTCTTGGATACCCTTATCAACAGCTGGAATATATTCTTTAGGAATCACACCGCCAGAAATCTCATTCACAAATTCATACCCACTGCCCGGCTCTTTAGGCTCAAGCTTAATGAATACATGCCCATATTGCCCACGACCGCCACTTTGCTTAGCATATTTATGCTCTTTGCTTACGCTTGAGCGGATAGTCTCTCTAAAGGCAACTTGGGGTTGACCGATTTCAGCCTCTACTTTAAATTCTCTTTTTAATCTGTCTACGATGATTTCAAGGTGTAACTCACCCATACCCCCAATGAGAGTTTGTCCGGTTTCTTCTTGGGTCATCACTCTAAAGCTTGGGTCTTCTTCAGCAAGCTTTCCTAAAGCTACGCCCATTTTTTCTTGGTCAGCCTTAGTCTTAGGCTCCACAGCGATGTGGATTACAGGTTCAGGAAACTCCATTCTCTCTAAAACCACTGCATTCTTTTCATCACAAAGAGTATCGCCTGTTAGCGTATCTTTCAATCCTACGAACGCACAAATCTCGCCTGCATAAACTTCTTTAATATCTTCTCTCTTATTAGAGTGCATTTTGAGAAGTCTTCCCACACGCTCTTTTTTGTCTTTTGTAGAGTTATACACATAACTACCAGACTCTAGCTTACCACGATACACACGCACAAAAGTGAGTTGTCCCACAAAAGGGTCGGTCATGATTTTAAACGCCAAGCCGGCAAATTCGCCGTCATCACTAGACTTAACAAAGACCTCTTCTTCATTCTTAGGGTCAATTCCTTTAATGTCAGCAACTTCTGTAGGAGCCGGCAAATAATCAACTACTGCATCCAGTAAAGTTTGCACACCTTTATTTTTAAAAGAAGAACCACAAAGCATAGGAATAAGATTCATGCTCAAACAACCCACTTTGATACCCTTTTTAATTTCCTCAATACTTAATTCTTCGCCACCTAAGTATTTTTCCATTAAGGTTTCATCTTGCTCAGCTACGGCTTCCACAAGCTTTTCTCTATATTCCTTAGCTTTCTCTAACAAATCGCTAGGAATTTCTTCTATATCGTACTTCGCCCCCATTGCTTCATTATTCCAAACAATGGCTTTCATTTGCACTAAGTCAATAACACCTTTAAAAGTATCTTCAGCCCCAATAGGAATATTAATAGGTACAGGATTAGCCTTTAAGCGTTGTTTAATTTGATTTTCTACATTATAGAAATTCGCCCCAATCCTATCCATTTTATTTACAAAGACAATTCTAGGCACGCCATATTTATTTGCTTGACGCCATACGGTCTCACTTTGAGGTTGCACACCCCCAACAGAACAAAACACCGAAACTGCACCATCTAAAACACGCATAGAGCGTTCCACTTCAATGGTAAAATCCACGTGTCCCGGAGTGTCAATCAAGTTGATTTGATAATCTTTCCAAAAGCAAGTTGTTGCCGCAGAAGTGATAGTAATCCCTCTTTCTTTCTCTTGCTCCATCCAATCCATTGTCGCAGCACCATCATGCACCTCACCAATCTTATGGCTCACACC is a window encoding:
- the fusA gene encoding elongation factor G, yielding MARKTPLNRIRNIGIAAHIDAGKTTTSERILFYTGVSHKIGEVHDGAATMDWMEQEKERGITITSAATTCFWKDYQINLIDTPGHVDFTIEVERSMRVLDGAVSVFCSVGGVQPQSETVWRQANKYGVPRIVFVNKMDRIGANFYNVENQIKQRLKANPVPINIPIGAEDTFKGVIDLVQMKAIVWNNEAMGAKYDIEEIPSDLLEKAKEYREKLVEAVAEQDETLMEKYLGGEELSIEEIKKGIKVGCLSMNLIPMLCGSSFKNKGVQTLLDAVVDYLPAPTEVADIKGIDPKNEEEVFVKSSDDGEFAGLAFKIMTDPFVGQLTFVRVYRGKLESGSYVYNSTKDKKERVGRLLKMHSNKREDIKEVYAGEICAFVGLKDTLTGDTLCDEKNAVVLERMEFPEPVIHIAVEPKTKADQEKMGVALGKLAEEDPSFRVMTQEETGQTLIGGMGELHLEIIVDRLKREFKVEAEIGQPQVAFRETIRSSVSKEHKYAKQSGGRGQYGHVFIKLEPKEPGSGYEFVNEISGGVIPKEYIPAVDKGIQEAMQNGVLAGYPVVDFKVTLYDGSYHDVDSSEMAFKIAGSMAFKEASRAANPVLLEPMMKVEVEVPEEYMGDVIGDLNRRRGQINSMDDRLGLKIINAFVPLVEMFGYSTDLRSATQGRGTYSMEFDHYGEVPSNIAKEIVEKRKG